A window of Microbispora hainanensis genomic DNA:
GGGCCGAGCCGGGGAAAATCGCGAAGCGCGCGTTGCGGGCACCGATGTACTCCGTGATCGGCCTGCGGCCCTCCTGCCTGCGCTTCTCGACGACGTCCTTGACCCCGATGTGCGACAGCAGGCCGGCCAGCAGCGACTGGTGGATCCGCTGGGGATCGGCGGGAACGCTGTTGGGCACGACGTTCAGCGTCCTGGCCACCTGGCGGAGCTGGCTGTCGATGTCCTGCCACTCGCGTACGCGCAGGTAGTTGAGGAACTCGGCCTTGCACAGCCGCCGGAACGCGCTCGACGACAGCTCCTTCTGCTTTTCGCGCAGGTAGTTCCAGAGGTTGAGATAGGTCAGGAAGTCCGATTCCTTGTCGGCGAAGCGGCGGTGCTTCTCGTCGGCCGCCTGCTGCTTGTCGGCCGGCCGCTCGCGCGGGTCCTGGATCGACAGCGCGGCCGCGATGATCATCACCTCGCGGGCGCAGCCGTTCTTGTCGGCCTCCAGCACCATCCGGGCGAGGCGGGGGTCCACCGGGAGCTGGGCCAGCTTGCGCCCGAGCGGCGTGAGCTGCGGGCCCTTCCTCGCCTCCCGCTTCCCGGAATCGCGGGCCGCGCCCTTCCCGGAATCCCGGCCTGCGTCCCTCCTCGTCTCCCGGCCTGTGCCCTTGTCCGCCTCCCGGCCGTCGCCCCTGTCGGTCTCCTGGCCCGCGCCCCTGTCGGCGCCCTTGTCCTCAAGGGCGCCGAGTTCGAGCAGCAGGTTGACGCCGTCCCTCACCTGACGGCTGTCCGGCGGCTCCACGAACGGGAACGCCGCGATGTCCCCCAGGCCCAGCGACGTCATCTGCAGGATGACGCTCGCCAGGTTCGTACGGAGGATCTCGGGATCGGTGAACTCCGGCCGGGAGAGGAAGTCCTCCTCGGAGTAGAGCCGGATGCACACGCCGTCCGACGTACGGCCACAGCGGCCCTTGCGCTGGTTGGCCGACGCCTGAGAGATCGGCTCGATCGGCAGCCGCTGGACCTTCAGCCGGTGGCTGTAGCGGGAGATCCGCGCCGTGCCCGGGTCGACCACGTATTTGATGCCGGGAACGGTCAGCGAGGTCTCGGCGACGTTGGTGGCCAGCACGATCCGCCTGCCCCGGTGGGGCTGGAAGACCCGGTGCTGCTCGGCGGCCGACAGCCGCGCGTAAAGCGGGAGGACCTCCTCGGGACGGCCCTTGAGCGCGTCGGCGGTGTCGCGGATCTCCCGCTCGCCGCTGAGGAAGACCAGGATGTCGCCCGGCCCCTCGGCGCACAGCTCGTCGACGGCGTCGACGATGGCCTGGGTCTGGTCGTCGTCCTCGTCGACCGGGCGGTAGCGGACCTCCACGGGATAGGTGCGCCCGGACACCTCGATCACGGGCGCCGGCTCCCCGCCCGGCTGGGCGAAGTGCCGGGCGAACCGCTCGGGGTCGATGGTCGCGGAGGTGATGACGACCTTCAGATCGGGCCGTCTGGGGAGGAGCTGCTTGAGATAGCCGAGGATGAAGTCGATGTTGAGGCTGCGTTCGTGCGCCTCGTCGATGATCAGCGTGTCGTACTGCAGCAGCAGCGGGTCGGTCTGCATCTCGGCGAGCAGGATGCCGTCGGTCATCAGCTTGACCAGCGTCCCGTCGCTGGAGTGGTCGGTGAAGCGGACCTTGTAGCCGACCGCCTCCCCCAGCTCGATCGACAGCTCCTCGGCGATGCGCTCGGCGACCGTGCGGGCGGCGATGCGGCGCGGCTGGGTGTGGCCGATGACCCCGTGGACCCCCCGGCCGAGCTCCAGGCAGATCTTGGGGATCTGGGTGGTCTTCCCCGAGCCGGTCTCGCCGGCGACGATGACGACCTGGTGGTCCCTGATCGCGGTGAGCAGGTCGTCCTTGTGCCGGCTGACCGGCAGCTCGGGTGGATAGCTGATAGCGGGGACGGCGGCGCGGCGCGCGGCCACGCGGAGTTCCGCGGCCTCCACGTCCCCCGCGATCTCCTGGACGACGGACTGGCGGGCGGCGCGGTCGCGGACCCGGCGCATGCCGTCGAGACGGCGGCGCAGCCTGCGCTGGTCGCGCAGCATCAGGTCGGGGAGGCGGGCCTGGAGATCGGCGAGCGTGTTCATTCCATGCTCAAGGATAGGCAACGCCCCCCGCCGATCTGCCAGCGGTTTTCCGGCGGCCCTTCCGGGGTGGTGTCAGTGGCGGCGCGCCGGCTGGTACTTGTACCCCACGTTGCGGACGGTCACGATACGGCCCGCGTGCCGGCCCAGCTTGCGGCGCAGCCGAAGGATGTGCACGTCGACCGTACGGCCGCCCTCGTCGTCGTACCGGTCCCAGACGGCAGCCATGAGCTGGCGGCGGTTGTAGACCCG
This region includes:
- the hrpA gene encoding ATP-dependent RNA helicase HrpA — protein: MNTLADLQARLPDLMLRDQRRLRRRLDGMRRVRDRAARQSVVQEIAGDVEAAELRVAARRAAVPAISYPPELPVSRHKDDLLTAIRDHQVVIVAGETGSGKTTQIPKICLELGRGVHGVIGHTQPRRIAARTVAERIAEELSIELGEAVGYKVRFTDHSSDGTLVKLMTDGILLAEMQTDPLLLQYDTLIIDEAHERSLNIDFILGYLKQLLPRRPDLKVVITSATIDPERFARHFAQPGGEPAPVIEVSGRTYPVEVRYRPVDEDDDQTQAIVDAVDELCAEGPGDILVFLSGEREIRDTADALKGRPEEVLPLYARLSAAEQHRVFQPHRGRRIVLATNVAETSLTVPGIKYVVDPGTARISRYSHRLKVQRLPIEPISQASANQRKGRCGRTSDGVCIRLYSEEDFLSRPEFTDPEILRTNLASVILQMTSLGLGDIAAFPFVEPPDSRQVRDGVNLLLELGALEDKGADRGAGQETDRGDGREADKGTGRETRRDAGRDSGKGAARDSGKREARKGPQLTPLGRKLAQLPVDPRLARMVLEADKNGCAREVMIIAAALSIQDPRERPADKQQAADEKHRRFADKESDFLTYLNLWNYLREKQKELSSSAFRRLCKAEFLNYLRVREWQDIDSQLRQVARTLNVVPNSVPADPQRIHQSLLAGLLSHIGVKDVVEKRRQEGRRPITEYIGARNARFAIFPGSALAKAQPQWVMSAELVETSRLWARVNAKIEPGWIEPLAQHLVKRTYSEPHWEKDQAAVVALEKVTLYGVPIVTERKVNYGRIDPELSRELFIRHALVDGDWRTHHKFFHENRKLLEEVERLEEKARRRDILVDDETLFDFYDQRIPADVVSGRHFDSWWKKVSRETPDLLTFSPEMLVNDSAGVSARDYPDAWRQNGQRMRLTYRFEPGAVETGEADGVTVHIPLAVLNQVDPTGFDWQIPGLREDLVTALIRSLPKNLRRNFVPAPNYAKAVLERVRPGGEPILEALERELRALTGVEVPRDAWALDQLPAHLRITYRVIDDRKRTVDEDKDLEALKRRLAPKLRATLSKAADDLERDGLHGWTIGTLPQVFEQGRLRAYPALVDEGTSVAVRMFETVRERDRAMWAGTRRLLLLNVVSPAKSILRTLTTAQKLALSRSPHGGAAALFDDCTACAADKLMAQAGGPVWDEAGFERLRDHVRASLFETTEEVVSRVERVLAVWHAAQNRLGALGGGAADLKADIADQLDGLVHDGFVTETGYDRLPDVHRYLRAVERRLDKLPDDPRRDREWMHRVHDIEDEYRDLLDRLKPEERDAAAVRDIRWMIEELRVSFFAQQLGTPTPVSEKRIRKAMQQVESAARVG